The genomic interval TGCTGCTGGTTGCGGTCAGCGGTTTCAGCCTGTTGAGCCTGGCCTGCGCCTTCGCCCGCAACCCGTATGAGCTGGCCGTGCTGCGGCTGCTGACCGGCATTGCCCTGGGTGCGGCCATGCCCAACTGCACTACCCTGCTCGCCGAATACCTGCCCACACGCAACCGCTCGCTGATGATCACCATCATGTTCACCGGCTTCAACATGGGCTCGGGCCTGGGCGGTTTTTTGTCCGCCTGGCTGATCCCTCATCACGGCTGGAAATCGGTACTGCTGGCCGGCGGCCTGCTGCCACTGGCCTTGCTGCCCTTGCTGTGGTGGCTGCTGCCAGAGTCCGCCCGCTTCCTTGCTGCACGCCAGGCACCGGCCAGCCAGATTGCGGCAGCCTTGGCCAAACTCGGCGGCCGCTTCGCTGCCGGCACCCGCTTTATCGTCAGTGAGCCAACCACGCAGCACAAGGCGCCGGCCCGGCAGCTGTTCAGCGAGCGCTACCGGTTTGGCACCCTGGCCCTGTGGCTGACCTACTTCATGGGCCTGCTGGTGATCTACCTGACCATGGGCTGGTTGCCGACCCTGCTGCGTGATGGCGGGCTGTCCATCGAGCGCGCCGCCACCATCACCGGCCTGTTCCAGATCGGCGGTGCAGTGGGCGCAATCGTGGTCGGCTGGATCATGGACCGACACAACCCCAACCGCGTCATCGCCATCGCCTACGCCTTGGGCGGCCTTTGCATCGTCTCACTGGGCGCCCTGAGCCTGGAGTCGAGCCTGCTGGTGGTGGGCGTGGCGGCTGCCGGGTTCTGCATGAGCGGCGCGCAGACCGGCCTTAACGCCTTCGCCCCTGGCTACTACCCGACCGAGTTCCGCGCCACAGGTGTAAGCTGGATGCTCGGTATCGGGCGCTTCGGGGCCATTTTCGGCTCCCTCATCGGTGGTGCCGTGCTCAGCCTGGGGCTGGGCCTGCCGCTGCTGTTCACCCTCCTCGGCCTGCCGGCATTCGCCGCCGCCCTGGCGATCCTGGCCAACGGCCACGCCCGGCTGCGCGCGACACCCGCAGTAACCGCGCCGTAACCTGTAAAAGAGGACCTTCACATGGCTCGTATCATTGGTGGCCTGGCCGTCTCCCACACCCCAACCATCGGCTTCGCAGTCGACCACGACAAACAGGAAGAAGCCGCCTGGGCGCCGATCTTCGAAAGCTTCGAGCCGATTCGCACGTGGTTGCAGCAGCGCCAGCCGGACGTACTCTTCTACATCTTCAACGACCACGTCACCTCGTTCTTCTTTGATCATTACAGTGCCTTCACCCTGGGTGTAGACGAGCAATACGGCGTGGCCGATGAAGGGGGCAACCCACGGGACCTGCCGCCAGTAGGCGGCCATGCGGCGCTATCACGGCACATCGGCCAGAGCCTGATGGCCGATGAGTTCGACATGAGCTTTTTCCGCGACAAGCCGCTGGACCACGGCTTCTTCTCGCCCATGTCGGCGCTACTGCCCTGTGATGAAAGCTGGCCCGTACAGATCGTGCCGCTGCAGGTCGGCGTACTCCAACTGCCGATCCCCACGGCGCGGCGCTGCTACAAACTGGGCCAGGCGCTGCGCCGCGCCATCGAGAGCTACCCCGAGGACCTCAAGGTGGCGATCGTCGCCACCGGCGGGGTGTCGCACCAGGTGCATGGCGAGCGTTGCGGCTTCAACAACCCGGAGTGGGACGCGCAGTTCCTTGACCTGCTGGTAAATGACCCGCAGCGCCTTACCGAGATGACGCTGGCCGAGTACGCCACGCTCGGGGGCATGGAAGGCGCCGAGGTGATCACCTGGCTGATCATGCGCGGCGCGTTGTCTGCCAATGTTGAGCGCAAGCACCAAAGCTACTACCTGCCGTCGATGACCGGCATCGCCACCCTGCTGCTGGAAAACCGCGACCAGGCGCTGCCGGCGCCGGTCAACGAACGCCACCGCCAGCACATGCAGCATCAGCTGGCTGGGGCGCAGCAGCTTGAAGGCACCTATCCCTACACCCTGGAGCGCAGTGCCAAAGGCTACCGCCTGAACAAGTTCTTGCATCGCATGATCGAGCCGCACTGGCGCCAGCGCTTCCTCAGCGAGCCCGAAGCGCTGTACAGCGAGGCAGGCCTGAGCGAAGAAGAAAGCGACTTGCTGCGCCGCCGCGACTGGCGTGGGCTGATCCACTACGGGGTGATCTTCTTCGTGCTGGAGAAGCTGGGCGCCGTGCTGGGTGTGTCCAACCTGGATATTTACGCCGCCATGCGCGGGCAGAGCATCGAAGACTTCATGAAAACCCGTAACCAGCAGGTTCGCTACTCGGTGGCCGGCAAAGCGCCCAACTGACTAATGCAGCCCGCTGAGCCTGCTACAAGGCACCCTCCTGGGCTTACGCCTGCTCAGTGATGACCTGGCGGATACAAGCCATTAGCGCAACCGCCGCCGGCGATTGCAGGCAGCCGCTGCGCTGAATCAGGCCGATGGCGCGGGCGGTACCGGGCAGGGCCAGCGGCAGGCGTTGCAGTTCGCCGCTGGCAATCTCGTAGGCCAGCTGGTGCGCAGACACCGCCGCCAGCATGTCCGAACGCACCAACAGGCCACGGATAACCGCCAGATCAGCGCTTTCCACCACCGGCCACGGCGCTGCCAGGCCGGCGGCGGCAAAGCAGTTGTCCAGCAGCTGGCGCGCAGGCGAGCCGGCCCGCGGCAACACCCAGCGCGCCTGGTGCACGCCCTGGAGCGTCAGGTGGGTGTGCAACAGCGGGTGCCCCCGACGGGCGAGCAAGACCATGTCCTCGTTGATGAGCGGCTCGCCTACCAGGTCGCTGGCATAGTCGTAAGGCCGCAAGGCGCCCAGCACAAAATCCACATCCCCTACCCGCAGCTCGGTTGCCAGCAGGTCGAACGGGCTTTCGTTGGTCACCACCCGAACCTGGGGATGCTGGGCAGTGAAGCGTAAAATGGCATCCGGCAGAATGCGCGAGCGGCCCAATGGTAACGCGCCCACGTGCACCACCCCACGCAGGGTGCCTTGCATCGCGCTGAGGTCACTGTCCAACAGGCGCAACTCGTTCAGCGCCCGGCGTATGGGGAACAGAATGTCCCGGCTGGCCACAGTGGGCTGCAGGCCGCGCGACGTACGCACGAACAAGGGCTGCCCGCACCCGCCTTCGAGCACCTTCAAAGCAGCACTGACGGCCGGCTGGCTAAGGCCGAAGTGCCGCGCCACGGTTTGCATGTGCCGTGTTTCACACAGTTTCACGAACACCTGCAGGCGCCGCGCCTGAAACAGGTAGAGGGGCTCGCCCTGCGCGGTGCCCAGCAAACTCGGCACGCCGTCCAGTTCAGCCAACACCCGCTGTGCACGCGGCAGCAGGCACTCGCCGTAGTCGGTCAGGCGCATGCCATTGGCATGGCGCTCGAACAGGGGCACGGCAAAGCGCGCCTCCAACTCGGCAATGGCGCGGGTGACCACGGACTGAGCACGGAACAACACCTGCGTCGCCCGCGACACGCTGCCCAGCTCGGCTACCCGGATGAACGCGCGTACTTGCATCAGGTTGGGCAGTTCGACGTCGATCATGAAGGTTCCCCGGCGCTCGGCTCGTGACTGCGGCGACTATGCCTCTACCCCGCTTGCCCGGCAATAAATAAAACGCATAGCCGTTGCAAATGAATGCATTAGTGCCCTGCACAGGCCAATGACATCCTGCGCCAACCCCCACTGCAGGAGCCAACAAGCAATGAATACCCCACAAAAATCCGCCCTGGTGGTCAGCGCACATTCGGCCGACTTTGTCTGGCGTGCCGGTGGCGCCATTGCGCTGCACGCCGAGCAAGGCTATGCCATGCACGTGGTTTGCCTGTCTTTCGGTGAGCGTGGTGAGTCTGCCAAGCTGTGGCGCAAGGGTGAAATGACCGAAGCCAAGGTCAAGGACGCCCGCCGTGAAGAGGCCATGGCGGCGGCCGAAATCC from Pseudomonas fortuita carries:
- a CDS encoding MFS transporter: MPKPPVDAPIDVKDWIDNRPLAAYQWLILSLCFLIVLFDGFDVAVMGFIAPSLMQDWGLSRAAFGPVMSAGMVGLAIGALTAGPYADRLGRKKVLLVAVSGFSLLSLACAFARNPYELAVLRLLTGIALGAAMPNCTTLLAEYLPTRNRSLMITIMFTGFNMGSGLGGFLSAWLIPHHGWKSVLLAGGLLPLALLPLLWWLLPESARFLAARQAPASQIAAALAKLGGRFAAGTRFIVSEPTTQHKAPARQLFSERYRFGTLALWLTYFMGLLVIYLTMGWLPTLLRDGGLSIERAATITGLFQIGGAVGAIVVGWIMDRHNPNRVIAIAYALGGLCIVSLGALSLESSLLVVGVAAAGFCMSGAQTGLNAFAPGYYPTEFRATGVSWMLGIGRFGAIFGSLIGGAVLSLGLGLPLLFTLLGLPAFAAALAILANGHARLRATPAVTAP
- a CDS encoding gallate dioxygenase, producing the protein MARIIGGLAVSHTPTIGFAVDHDKQEEAAWAPIFESFEPIRTWLQQRQPDVLFYIFNDHVTSFFFDHYSAFTLGVDEQYGVADEGGNPRDLPPVGGHAALSRHIGQSLMADEFDMSFFRDKPLDHGFFSPMSALLPCDESWPVQIVPLQVGVLQLPIPTARRCYKLGQALRRAIESYPEDLKVAIVATGGVSHQVHGERCGFNNPEWDAQFLDLLVNDPQRLTEMTLAEYATLGGMEGAEVITWLIMRGALSANVERKHQSYYLPSMTGIATLLLENRDQALPAPVNERHRQHMQHQLAGAQQLEGTYPYTLERSAKGYRLNKFLHRMIEPHWRQRFLSEPEALYSEAGLSEEESDLLRRRDWRGLIHYGVIFFVLEKLGAVLGVSNLDIYAAMRGQSIEDFMKTRNQQVRYSVAGKAPN
- a CDS encoding LysR family transcriptional regulator, whose amino-acid sequence is MIDVELPNLMQVRAFIRVAELGSVSRATQVLFRAQSVVTRAIAELEARFAVPLFERHANGMRLTDYGECLLPRAQRVLAELDGVPSLLGTAQGEPLYLFQARRLQVFVKLCETRHMQTVARHFGLSQPAVSAALKVLEGGCGQPLFVRTSRGLQPTVASRDILFPIRRALNELRLLDSDLSAMQGTLRGVVHVGALPLGRSRILPDAILRFTAQHPQVRVVTNESPFDLLATELRVGDVDFVLGALRPYDYASDLVGEPLINEDMVLLARRGHPLLHTHLTLQGVHQARWVLPRAGSPARQLLDNCFAAAGLAAPWPVVESADLAVIRGLLVRSDMLAAVSAHQLAYEIASGELQRLPLALPGTARAIGLIQRSGCLQSPAAVALMACIRQVITEQA